In Helianthus annuus cultivar XRQ/B chromosome 9, HanXRQr2.0-SUNRISE, whole genome shotgun sequence, the following are encoded in one genomic region:
- the LOC110878110 gene encoding metacaspase-1: MLMLVDCSNCRTPLQLPPGARSIRCAICQAITRVADPRNLPPPLPTQPYATSSNHNYAPPPPPAPSPYNQLPSLSQTPSVNGRKRAVICGISYRRTKHELKGCINDAKCMKYLLINKFKFPESSILMLTEEETDRYRIPTKHNIRMAMYWLVQGCQPGDSLVFHFSGHGSQQRNYTGDEIDGYDETLCPLDFETQGMIVDDEINATIVKPIPHGVKLHAIIDACHSGTMLDLPFLCRMDRSGRYVWEDHSPQSGIFKGTNGGEVISFSGCDDDQSSADTSALSKVTSTGAMTFSFIQAIERGHATTYGDMLTSMRTTIRKNESDMGGGAVTSLLGMLLTGGSLGGGIRQEPQLTASEPFDVYTKRFSL; encoded by the exons ATGTTAATGCTAGTCGACTGTTCCAACTGCCGGACACCACTGCAGCTTCCGCCGGGAGCCAGATCCATCCGTTGCGCCATCTGTCAAGCCATTACACGTGTCGCCGATCCACGAAACCTCCCTCCGCCGTTGCCAACTCAGCCGTACGCTACATCATCTAACCACAACTACGCTCCGCCGCCGCCGCCGGCTCCGTCGCCGTACAATCAGTTACCGTCGTTGAGTCAAACTCCGTCGGTCAACGGACGGAAACGAGCCGTGATCTGTGGAATATCGTATAGGAGAACGAAGCATGAGTTGAAAGGCTGCATCAATGATGCCAAGTGTATGAAGTATTTGTTGATTAATAAGTTTAAGTTTCCGGAATCTTCTATTCTCATGCTCACCG AAGAAGAAACAGATCGTTACCGGATTCCAACAAAACATAACATCCGAATGGCCATGTACTGGCTGGTACAAGGTTGCCAGCCTGGAGATTCCTTAGTGTTCCATTTTTCTGGTCATGGTTCCCAACAAAGAAACTACACTGGTGACGAAATCGACGGTTACGATGAGACATTGTGCCCATTGGATTTTGAGACTCAAGGAatgattgttgatgatgaaaTAAACGCAACAATCGTCAAGCCAATACCTCATGGTGTCAAACTCCATGCCATTATTGATGCTTGTCATAGTGGCACCATGCTTGATTTACCGTTTCTTTGTAGAATGGACAG GAGTGGTCGGTATGTATGGGAGGACCATAGCCCTCAATCTGGAATTTTCAAGGGAACTAATGGAGGTGAAGTTATCTCCTTTAGTGGCTGTGATGATGATCAATCTTCTGCGGATACATCG GCTCTATCGAAAGTGACTTCAACCGGGGCAATGACATTTTCATTCATACAAGCAATTGAACGGGGACATGCAACTACGTATGGTGATATGTTGACATCTATGAGAACCACCATACGCAAGAACGAAAGTGATATGGGCGGCGGTGCTGTCACGTCTCTCCTTGGTATGCTTTTAACCGGAGGAAGCCTTGGTGGTGGTATAAGACAG GAACCGCAACTCACAGCCAGTGAACCATTTGATGTTTATACCAAGCGATTCTCCCTCTAA